The DNA region CGCTAACGATGGATTAGTCTCTACAGCGTCGCTGATGATGGGAGTTGGCGCGGTCAAACAAGATATCAAAGCTATGATCTTAACCGGTTTTGCCGGGTTGGTAGCCGGTGCATGTAGCATGGCTATAGGTGAGTTTGTTTCGGTTTACTCGCAATTGGATATCGAAGTTGCTCAAATgaaaagagagaaagaaagaggaagAGAAGTTGGTGATGGTGAAGAGAAAGAAAGTTTGCCTAATCCTTTACAAGCTGCAGCTGCTTCAGCTTTAGCTTTTTCTATTGGTGCAATGGTGCCATTGCTTGCAGCTTTTTTTATAAGTGATTATAAGGTGAGAGTTGGTGCTGTTGTGGCTGCAGTAAGTTTTGCTTTGGTTGTTTTTGGTTGGTTTGGGGCTGTGTTGGGTAAGGCTCCAATTTTTAGGTCTATTTTAAGGGTTTTGATTGGTGGTTGGGTTGCTATGTCCATTACTTTTGGCCTTACCAAGTTAATCGGGACAAGTGGTCTTTAGGTTTTCTTGAAACTATTTTGTTAAAAACCGTCGTATTTCGAACAGATAAAGACACATATTTTATCTGGATTTCGaaacaataaaaaaatatagATTTTATCTGAATTTAAATATTTTCAGATAAAAATTGCTTCTTTTTATAAAAAATTCCGCCATTAAAGAATATGTGAGATAGGAAAAGAAgtttgttaattttttttttgtaaagTGTGTTTTGCAAGTATATGTAAAATGTTATTTATGGTTTATTAGTTGAAGAAATTAGTTTGGGTAGTTAGTATTGAAAGAGGTTATAAGATGTTTTATAGCCTCTATAATTTGTATAGATGAATATTCTTATTCATATGTGTTATAATTTATGAAGTATGAAGTTTATCATTTCAGAAGTTTGTGAAAATTAATATAGTTAGAGTAGAATTAATGAAATTTGTTGATTGATAGCAAAATAAATTATACATTCAACGAGTGACACATGATTTCAACTACAAATTCAcaattaaaatatattaaatcACTTCGATTAATAATTTTGCAGAAATATCTAATGGTATAGTGCAAATTTTAATTTGTCAAAGTGAGATATATAAGAGTAGAATGTGCAATGCTTGCTTACTACTTATCAACCAACATTATTGGCCGAACATGTTATTCTAGTACTTTAGATTTTACGGTTAGTTTAGATATATAATTTGTATTAATAATCTTGTTGTCATCCTATGATGTTTGGTTTTATCAAAGAGTGTAGGAAGAGTAAAAATCACGACAAATTTCAGAATCTCGTGGCATGCTTTTTTAAGGAAGTAGTAAAAAATAGAAAATACTTTGAATCATGTATTTTAACTTTTATTACTTCTTTAGCGCTAACATTTGAACAAAATAGAGTACAATATATTTTAAAAGTAATATCATTATACATATTACTCCATTCATtccaaaataaataaatgtaaatatataataaatatatatttgttttaaaataaatataatatttaattttcaatgaaaaatttcaattttaattttaCTTTCATTGAaaacttttaattttaattaatatttttaatttattatttcttttattttgCATTAATGATAATAAGAATacataaataataaataaatataatttagTAAAATTATCAGTCTCTCTCTTTCATTTATCTTATTTTTTTAATCGATCTGAAAGTATCAACTATGATACTTATTTTTAGACGATGGGAGTACAtactatttttttaaaaaattgtttgTATAAATATGGCGtaaaagaaaaatattttattaaaaaatattatagACTATTTTTTATGCTTTATTAGGTAATCGATGGATGTAAGAGTCTTTTCATTTATATATCCAATATTTTCTATATTTCTAACCGATACAGAATTTAACCATTCACACTTGGATTTCAACATTCTTATgattaaaattataatattttgttAGTTTATATATCTTTTTTTAACAACTGTTTTGGCCTATGATAATTTTATTGGATCTACAAAGGGATGAATCAAAATAAAATAGTTTATGACAAGAGTGAACAAAGTGCAGGAAGACTTGGCGAGCGTCCAAAGTGGGTTTAGTCGCCCAAATTGGTTTTGGTCGTCCAATATGAGCTTAGTTGCCTGAATTAGTATAAAAAGACTTTTCACTTAATACACCTGGTTCATGAGGTGTTCAAGTAGCAACAACTTGGAAGTATTAGTTAAAGGAAGAAAAACATTATCCTCAACAATTTAGGGAAGGAATTGGTCTCGCATTACTCATATGTTCCTAATAAGGAAATGGGAGAAGTTGTTTCTCTTAACTCATGAATCCT from Lathyrus oleraceus cultivar Zhongwan6 chromosome 1, CAAS_Psat_ZW6_1.0, whole genome shotgun sequence includes:
- the LOC127127215 gene encoding vacuolar iron transporter homolog 1; this translates as MASLNNNQAKFDLEQQSSTITTLEVETKDFDYSKRSQWLRAAVLGANDGLVSTASLMMGVGAVKQDIKAMILTGFAGLVAGACSMAIGEFVSVYSQLDIEVAQMKREKERGREVGDGEEKESLPNPLQAAAASALAFSIGAMVPLLAAFFISDYKVRVGAVVAAVSFALVVFGWFGAVLGKAPIFRSILRVLIGGWVAMSITFGLTKLIGTSGL